The window gtttaatttttttttttaagtcaaccaaattaaaacattttaatatcTTTCTTAAATCTTGGCTGGTTAAAAGAATTTTGGGGTGAACTTAGAATTTCAAGGAATATTGGGAGGAAGGGTGAAATTATGAAAGTTGAGGGagtaaattgatattttaaagaGTTTAGCGCTATTTAATCGTATATAAATTCAAGCCGCGGCGGGCCTAACGTTCGTCGTTGTCGATTACTTCTGAAGTTCTGAAACTAAGGGTTTTAGGTGAATCCAGAGAGGCGAGAACAGCTTTCTATCGATCATCAATGGCGGATGATGATTACAATGACGTCGACATGGggttctctctttctccttctatctatctatttgaatatatttttgtcgAATCTTTTTGTGTTACTCCTGTCAATAGGTTAGAAAATTTGTCAAATGCTGAACCCTAATTTCGAAACTAAGTTCGTTATTTCAAGTTCAAGATGCTGCGGTTAGGATTTGGAATAGaatttgttagggagatgcTATCACGCATCAGAACCAAACTTGATTTTTCGATCGATTTTGCATCAGTCCGATTTTCTGTAGCTATGAGCTTGAACTAGGAACTTAAAAGAGTTGTGTATGCAAGCGCATGATTTTCTGGCCGCCTAACAGCTcacaatatcaaattttaaggtTTAAGCGTATGGAATTAGGGGCTCCTGGCATATTCAATTAGGGTTTAAATTATTGACTTCTATTTCACTCCCAAGGCGTGGCTGCTGGAAGGAtgttcttatttaaaattacaactttttatttttaccttcATTATCAGATTCCAAATGGAAGTTTGTAATTTGGTGGAATCGACAGCTTAAGCCCCGGGATATGAAACTTATGCTTGATACTTGATGCTTATGTTCGTAAGCATTATGTTTTAGTGAACGACTTTATCTTATAGGGGTTTTGCTTATTTGTTGGGAAATACACGTCTTCTTCATAGTTAAAAGGAATTCTAGTGACCTTTATCTTTGCAATGGATTACTGTGTCTCAGATTCAAGCTTGTGCTTATTTGAGTtaataagttttattaattatgcAAAACGTACACAAGAAAAGCAGATAAATGACGTATAGTTATAAAAATCTATGGGCGTGGACTTGAAATCCAACTCTTGGGCCTACGCACAATTGTTTGCTATTTGGTGTAAATTTACTAATACTCCATTCTTAGCTTGACCACACTGCTATAATCTTGTTTTTGTGAAAGGCCTTTATATTTTCATCTTGGGTGATTGGAATGTACAAATATCTTTCAACCCTTATATTAATTAGTGTTTTTTGCTGCAGATATGAAGATGAGCCACCAGAGCCTGAGATGGAGGtaacaaataatttgtttagTTCTCTATTGGGAAGAATATAGATAACTGTTCTTTTTTAAGTTGATTAATTATAGTGGAACTGTGGATGATGTACAGGAAGGAGCTGAAGAAGAATTAGATAACAATAATGCCGATGATGTTCCTGGTGAACCTGTTGAAGCAGAGGataaggaagatgaagaaccTATTGAACGTGTGCGTAAAACCTCAAAATTTATGACGAAGTACGAACGTGCTAGAATTTTGGGTACTCGTGCCCTCCAAATCAGGTTCTCTTTTTTTACATTTGTTACATCCAAACTTTTACATGCATCAAGTTGATAAATGTTCTGAtgattctttttccttttgggcagCATGAATGCTCCTGTCATGGTCGAGTTGGAGGGTGAGACTGATCCACTTGAGGTTAGACTTTTAAATGTTAAGATAGAATCTTTGAAAAGCCTTCTTTTGGCTTTGGCATTCTTTAGGTGTATTTTAGTTGTCTTACATGGTTAGTACGCctactcaaaagaaaaatgttaatcTAAATCATACAAAGCTGTCCCTGGGGGTTAAAATGAAGCCTCTCAAACAATAGGGAATGACTGAAAACCGACATCAAAGCTTGAAGGAAATTTCCATCAAGATGTTTACCGATTCAATCAACCCATGCTTACCCAAAGAAATATGTTGGATGCCGTTCATGGGTTTGGCTTACTAAGTTTCTTGAACTTATATTATTGTTTACAGTTCGTGATATCTCATTCTTTTCTAGCGAATGAGGATTTATGCTTGTCAGTCTTGAGTGCTTTCCActttttttggttggtttgGAATTATTCTCTGACATCTCATCTTATCCTTTGCTGTCTTAGATTGCAATGAAGGAGCTTCGTGAGCGGAAGATACCCTTCACCATTCGTCGCTACCTACCAGATGGAAGGTTAGGCTTCTTAGATCTTCTATATTTGTGctagtttttgttgtttttacaGAAACCTTAATTTGTCGGTTTTGAAAAAACCAGAAGAGTTTTCTTCCCCATGTCTCCCCGGGGCTTGAACTGAACCAACTATACGAGTTTAAAACTAGTTTTTGAGGGGAAAAAAGAATTCCTTCTGAGGTTTAGTTTTCGGATTTTTTGGAAACCAAATGAAATCAAACATTCCAGTACTCTGTTGGCTAAGATAAAATGCTAAATCATGGAACTGTCTCTTCATTTTTGGCGCAGTTATGAAGACTGGGGCGTTGATGAACTTATTGTGGAGGACTCTTGGAAGAGGCAAGTTGGTGGCGCTTGATCTATATCCTTTGTTGTGTGGCTGTCAGCGTATGTGAGATAGTAGTTTCAACTGCATGGCGATTAGAGCCCCATGGTCCAATACAGTCATCTTCGAACGGTGAGATGGTTGCTCGCCattattgttttgttataTAACTATCTATAGTATATTGGGAAAGAACCACTAATGGCAAACATTCTTTACTATTATAAAGCATGTCATTAACACTTCCATTAGTCGGTAGCTTTTTTACTCTTCAATTGTTCTTTCTAACCTGTCATTAGAAAATGCAAACAAAAAGAGTCCCAACTTTTTATTGCTCAGTTCAAACAATGCTTTCTTGTTCCATTAGCTTGGagtaattttttagaaaaaaagaaagttcgCGACAAATTTTTATGAGAACGTTAACCGCACGGCTAGGCTGAGCCTGCTGGCCGATACTTATCGTTTATGTTTTTCAACATGTTAAGCATAGATTACAATAGATGATACATTTGAAAGCACAAGAGAAGTACCAAAAGAAACGCTTTGGGGGTTCGTTTATGAATGTAatacataaaaagaaatgaagattttcttttttcaattttttttggacaaTAACGCTCATTTTAACATTAATCATTTCAACATTAGCACGTTAATTTTGATTCTCAAtaaatttactaaattaaatagaaaaaaagggtaaaaagaGGAAacgaaaatctctccttaagGCTGCACCATTCACATGTGGAGGCGTATCAGTGGCCAAATTTTAGTTGCAGCTCAGCATTTTGTTTCGTCTGGAGGTGCCAcgatttaatataaataacgagaatgtgaaatgaaaatgaacatTCACCAGGGCAGTTCCTTAGTTGATCTTTCGGACAAAAATGCACAATTCACGTTAAACTAAACGgatttaagataaaaatagaGTAACAGGAAACTAAGGTAGTTGCCAAGGTTGTTTTTAGAGTTTCCATGTCAATTGATTAAACTTGGAACCATGGAATGAAAGCCCCAAAGAGCAGTGCTAAATCAGCGAGGAGTTGACAGAGAGCATCTCCACATGCAGCAGTACCAACGGCGGGGAGCTTCCGTCGAGGCATTCAAATCAAATGATGCCACAGCAAAGCCACAGATTACGAGGGGGAAATAGGGAGGGAACAAAAAGGACCCAACTACTTCATCAGATTTATCATCCTGTACAGTTTTCTTCACCATAATTCGGGAAAGGGCCCAACAATGCCAGCCAAATTATGTTAGTCAAGCCTTCCAGACATAACCCAAATCCTCGTCAAGGtcattgtttataaacccatttTCAGGGAAATCTTGGCCTATATCTTCTACCAGACCCTCAGGCAGAGGAAGATCTTGCTGCAAATCAGAAGCCTTCTGATTGAATCCACTGTTACCAGCTGAGGACTCGCTATTTGAAGCAGCTTTGAAGCTATTGCTTCTACTCGGGCCAGGGCCAGGGGCATTGCTCCCAGCTACAACTGATGTACTATTGCCCACAAAACTCATACCCCTTCTTCCCAAACTTCTATTTGCATTTGGTCCTGTCAGGGGCTG is drawn from Cucurbita pepo subsp. pepo cultivar mu-cu-16 chromosome LG09, ASM280686v2, whole genome shotgun sequence and contains these coding sequences:
- the LOC111801352 gene encoding DNA-directed RNA polymerases II, IV and V subunit 6A-like; its protein translation is MADDDYNDVDMGYEDEPPEPEMEEGAEEELDNNNADDVPGEPVEAEDKEDEEPIERVRKTSKFMTKYERARILGTRALQISMNAPVMVELEGETDPLEIAMKELRERKIPFTIRRYLPDGSYEDWGVDELIVEDSWKRQVGGA